CAATTTGTTTCGACTTATCTCATGTCTCTCGATACATTGAGTATTTCCTGCGATACGATGCAAGCATACCGATATATAGGAAATGAAGAATACTTTTTCGATGGTAATGTCCAAATCGTCAAGGAAAATATAAAAGCTATTGCCAAATCTGCGGTATTTTACAAAAATCAAAACATAATCATCCTTCGCGATAAGCCAATAGTGTGGTATGATTCAACTCAACTTTTTTCAGATTCGATAGTAATTGAACTGATTGACAATAAGTTGAAAAAGCTAAGTGCATTCGGAAATTCGATTGCAGTAACCAAACTTGATTCTGTCGATAATGAACGAATCAACCAAATCTCTGCCAACGATATTTTTATCGAATTTGAGGACGGCAAAATCAATAGTCTGCGAGGCAATGTCAATGCAAGCAGCTTGTATTTTTTCAAGGACGAGGAAGGCTATAACGGTGTTGACCGAAAATCAACCGATTCGATTCATGTAGAATTTATTAATGGTGAACCCGAGAATATTTTTTGGATTGGAAGTTCCGTAGCTGAATTTTACCCCGAAAATGTGATATTTGGCAAAATTACTTCTTACTTCTTGCCGGAGTTCAAATGGTCTGATATTCGACCTGAAATTAAGAAAATCCTATTCGGTCGGAAAGAAAAAACCCGACAATTCTAATAATTACAATAAAAGTGTGTATTTTACTATCATTTAAAGAAAATTGTTAGTTTATATCCCGTTTTTTTCTTAATTTAACGTTAACTAAATTATAAAAATGCAAAATTTTGTTTACAAGTAGAATTATATTGTTGTTTTGGGTTTTGTTGCCGCTCGCTTTGAGTAGTATCTTTGCCCAACCTAAGCTTTCATCATACGAGGGACTTCACTTCTTTGTTGGATTCATGGAAAATGAATCAACAGTAGCAATGCCTGACAAGCACTTAGAACAATACATTTTCATAACGTCCGAATACGAAACAACCGTAAAAGTCAAATACGGTCAGCAAGCGGCTTTTAATGTGTTTATACCATTAAACGAAGTAGTCAATATACTTGTACCGCGCAGTATGGAGAATTTCAACTCCGAAGTTGTTTCAAAAAATTTGATTGAAATTACTGCCGAAGTCCCGATAACAGTTTACGCTTTTTCGAGCATGAAACACTCATCAGAAAGCTATTCTGTTATTCCTGTTTCGAATTGGGGCAATGAATATGTTGCTCTTACGCTCCCCAACGACCACTATAACAAACCAACGCTTGATTCTATCAGGGATTACACACCTCGCTCATCGCAATTTATGATTATGGCTGCCTATGATAATACTTTGGTAACTTATTACCCCAAATCTATGACTCGTAAGTTGAATCAAGTTGATTCTGCTTATACTGTATTGCTCAACAAGGGGGAGTGCTATTTGGTGCAATCGTGGCAATATATGCGAGGGCAAGGCGATTTATCCGGCTCCTTTATCAAAGCAGATAAACCTATCGGAGTTTTGACAGGGCATGTTAGAACTGCGTTGGCTCAAGGATTTACTGAACAACCTCCTGATTCCAAAGACCATCTCATCGAAATGTTGATGCCTGTTGCGTCGTGGGGGAGAACCTTTATTTCGGTACCGTTCGGGACAAATCCTAATAGAGGAGATTATTTCAAACTCAATACTCGTACTAAAGAAGCAAAAGTTGATATTTATACATCAACCGGTTCGCTTGAACTTAAATTCCCTCCGAATAGTAATGTGCAAGAACTTGCAGGATTGAACAAACCTGCATTATGGATAGCATCTGCACCCATTCAACTTGGACAATTTATGTATCGGGTTGGCGATTCGCTCGAAACCTTGAACTATGACCCGGCAATGGTTATCTTGCCTCCTGCAGAACAATATATTTCAAGCATTAAGTTTCTAACGCCGGGCGAAATTTTCAAAACTGCCGATGGAGTTAAATTTAGTAATCATTACGTTACGATTGTAGCTCAAAATATCTCTCTCGAAACTTTGACCTTGAACAACAACTTTGTCGAAAATATTAGCGATATCCGCAATCAAGTGATTCCGGGCACTGATATGCACTGGGCAAGAATCGAAATTGACCCGGGTCAACATAAAATAACTTGCGATACAGGTAGGTTCTCGGGCATCATTTATGGAGTTGGCAGATTTGACGCTTATGCTATGGTTCTCGGTTCATCGCTCAGAAATCCATACAGCGATGATGATATTTTCCCTACTTTAACTGTTACAGAAGATTGTTATGAAGTCAAGGGTACTATCACAGATGAAATAAGCGAAAAGAGCTTCGGGATTTATTATGCAATTGTCAACCAAAATACAACAAATAATTTCAGTTGGAAAATTGACCCGATTGCTTCTGACGCCAAAGTTATAACTTTCAACGCCAAGCCTATTGATATTTTTAAAGACGGAAAATTTGTTATTGATTTTTATGATAAAAGTGGGAATAGGGGCACTTATACCAAGATTCATAATGCTGTTAAAATTACTCATCCTGATTTAATTATTTTCAATGATATTGGGTGGATTGATTCAACTTGTTTCGAGCATGTGGTGACTAATGACGGGCTTTCGCCGATTGTGATTAATTCCGCAACTTTGAGTGCTGATAGTAGAGTTGAGCTTTTTACAGACCCCGCTTTACCTTATGAAATTCTGCCCGGTGGCTCTGTCTTATTCAATATTTGTGTCAATCCCAAAGGTGAAACTGACGCAATTCTTGGCAAAATTGATTTAGAGTTTGAGTGCGAAATTAATTTTTCTTATAATTTCCGAGGCGATATTCTCGCTCTCGAAATCATAGCTACGGGTCACGATTTTGGTGATGTTCTCTTGGGAGATTTACCATGCGACAGTATCACTATAACTAATACAAGCAACACTCCGGTGACAATTACTGAATTGAATTCTGCATTCAATTTGCCCCAGTTCATTGTTGATACTGCAGGTAGATTGCCAATTGTGCTCAATCCCGGAGAAACTGTATCGTTTCAAGTATGTTTTATCCCGACTCTCAATGCCGCTTACGAGGATACCGTCATTTTCCGTAACGAATATGATTATTATGTTTACGGTATAGTGAAAGGTCGTGGTGTTTCTCCAAAATTTGATTCTTATATTGTAGATTGGGGCAATAGACGCATCGGCACAACTAACGATACAACGATTTTTATCAAGAATACTGGTAATACTGACGGTGTAATCAAATTTTCGCAATTCAACTACAATGACTTTAACGATGATAATTCCGCTACACTAAGCCAATTGAATGATGTTGTCGTTCCGGCTCAAGATTCCATCGAAGTCAGTTTCAGCTTTTTGCCCGTTCAAGGTGCGGACTATTTGCTCGAGGCAGAATACACTTCTGATTGGATGCTTCACGAACCTTTTACAATCAGATTGAAGGGTGTGCCGACTATTCCCGAAATTGAAACTTCAGATTATGACTTCGGAGATGTAGAGCTATACTCGACGCAAGCTGCTAATTTCGCAGCTGTTTTTTCCGGAGGAAATGAAACTCTTACGATTGATTCTATCTATGTAATCAGTGGTGATGTAGCTTCTTTCAATTTCAATCTTGACGGCTACAAAGATTTTACTTTAGACCCGAATAATAATTTACTTTTTGATATAGAATTTGCTCCGATTAGGCTTGGCTCACATGAAATTATTTTTGGTGTCCTTCATGATGCTAATCCTAATAACGCCCGTTCAGTCAAGCAATTCAAGGTAACCGCCAATTCAATAGCTCCGAAGACTGAAAATTTATTGGTCGAAATTGTAACAAACCCGACTTTCGTTTGTTTATTACATTTAGGAGAAGTGTCAATTACAAATAAAGGTGAAGTACGTTCTGATATAAGCGGTTTGACGATTGAAACTGATAATCCGGCAATTATGGCTCGGATTACGGATTTTGTGCCAAAGTCTTTGGAACCAAACGAAACGGTGAAATACGGCTTTGAATACTATCTCGAACGCAACGTAACAGGCACAATTACAATCAAAATCGAACTTTTCGGAGAGTATGAAATTGAGCAAAGCTACGAGCTTCAACTTCCTGCAGCTGACGTAACAATTAATCAAAATGAAGATGTAATTTACGACGTTGGTGATACTGTTACTTTCAAATTTTCAGGAATTTTCCATAGTGATGCGGACACTCTTGTTTCATTTAAGTTCATTTTAGACCTCAGAAAAGACTTTTTTTTCATAATTGACGAAGAAATTTTCATAAATATCGAAAAAAATGGAATTATGAATAAGTATTCATTGTATAAAAGCATATTTTTTGATAAATTGGAACTTAATTTTAGTGAAAGATTAATAAAAGTATCTGAGAATTCAACATGGTCATTTGAAATACGGGCTTTGGGCTTGTTACCACCGGAACAAGAGAAGATTTGGACAATAAAAGTCAATTCTGATGAATGTTTCGAGCCTGATGAAAAAAATATTAAGACTAAGTTAAATGATTTGTGTATTTTTGACATGAGGCATGTACAATTTTTGGCGAATTTTCAAGATGTAAATATCTACCCAAATCCCGTACACGATGAGATGAAATTGAAGATTTTGACTGATAAGAAAATGGATGATATTACTATAGATATTTCCGATTTATTC
This Candidatus Kapaibacterium sp. DNA region includes the following protein-coding sequences:
- a CDS encoding choice-of-anchor D domain-containing protein, which codes for MSSIFAQPKLSSYEGLHFFVGFMENESTVAMPDKHLEQYIFITSEYETTVKVKYGQQAAFNVFIPLNEVVNILVPRSMENFNSEVVSKNLIEITAEVPITVYAFSSMKHSSESYSVIPVSNWGNEYVALTLPNDHYNKPTLDSIRDYTPRSSQFMIMAAYDNTLVTYYPKSMTRKLNQVDSAYTVLLNKGECYLVQSWQYMRGQGDLSGSFIKADKPIGVLTGHVRTALAQGFTEQPPDSKDHLIEMLMPVASWGRTFISVPFGTNPNRGDYFKLNTRTKEAKVDIYTSTGSLELKFPPNSNVQELAGLNKPALWIASAPIQLGQFMYRVGDSLETLNYDPAMVILPPAEQYISSIKFLTPGEIFKTADGVKFSNHYVTIVAQNISLETLTLNNNFVENISDIRNQVIPGTDMHWARIEIDPGQHKITCDTGRFSGIIYGVGRFDAYAMVLGSSLRNPYSDDDIFPTLTVTEDCYEVKGTITDEISEKSFGIYYAIVNQNTTNNFSWKIDPIASDAKVITFNAKPIDIFKDGKFVIDFYDKSGNRGTYTKIHNAVKITHPDLIIFNDIGWIDSTCFEHVVTNDGLSPIVINSATLSADSRVELFTDPALPYEILPGGSVLFNICVNPKGETDAILGKIDLEFECEINFSYNFRGDILALEIIATGHDFGDVLLGDLPCDSITITNTSNTPVTITELNSAFNLPQFIVDTAGRLPIVLNPGETVSFQVCFIPTLNAAYEDTVIFRNEYDYYVYGIVKGRGVSPKFDSYIVDWGNRRIGTTNDTTIFIKNTGNTDGVIKFSQFNYNDFNDDNSATLSQLNDVVVPAQDSIEVSFSFLPVQGADYLLEAEYTSDWMLHEPFTIRLKGVPTIPEIETSDYDFGDVELYSTQAANFAAVFSGGNETLTIDSIYVISGDVASFNFNLDGYKDFTLDPNNNLLFDIEFAPIRLGSHEIIFGVLHDANPNNARSVKQFKVTANSIAPKTENLLVEIVTNPTFVCLLHLGEVSITNKGEVRSDISGLTIETDNPAIMARITDFVPKSLEPNETVKYGFEYYLERNVTGTITIKIELFGEYEIEQSYELQLPAADVTINQNEDVIYDVGDTVTFKFSGIFHSDADTLVSFKFILDLRKDFFFIIDEEIFINIEKNGIMNKYSLYKSIFFDKLELNFSERLIKVSENSTWSFEIRALGLLPPEQEKIWTIKVNSDECFEPDEKNIKTKLNDLCIFDMRHVQFLANFQDVNIYPNPVHDEMKLKILTDKKMDDITIDISDLFGNTKSLGTLPALDKGLHEQILSIGNLQSGSYMLHFRSDSFEKNIMFVIIK
- the lptC gene encoding LPS export ABC transporter periplasmic protein LptC, whose protein sequence is MQSIKTNFLKFIILGICFLALTSISKSDDIILRNADSLRGLTTDETSIREFFGNVWLIQNDLDLKCDYAKQYLNSNTVDLIGNVVITQRTMILKSPKIFYNGNSGVAIADNGVALRDANSYLEAQKGTYSTKAYMADFYGDVFIEDDSVKIYSDNVVHNRTTRESFATGDVWIFGKYTNVVMKGDTIINIPKESYSISMGNTVLFKIDTIQRLDSIYVEQEEQFVSTYLMSLDTLSISCDTMQAYRYIGNEEYFFDGNVQIVKENIKAIAKSAVFYKNQNIIILRDKPIVWYDSTQLFSDSIVIELIDNKLKKLSAFGNSIAVTKLDSVDNERINQISANDIFIEFEDGKINSLRGNVNASSLYFFKDEEGYNGVDRKSTDSIHVEFINGEPENIFWIGSSVAEFYPENVIFGKITSYFLPEFKWSDIRPEIKKILFGRKEKTRQF